ATCCAAAGTACTACCGAAACTTACCGATGATCCTGCTACCTGTAGTCATCGTACTTTTGATGATCACATTGACCATTGGCACCACTATAGGCGATGCCAATGCCAGCAGGTGGATTCGGGTACCATTTATCGGGGTTTCTTTCCAAACCTCTGAGCTGGCCAAATTCGCCTTGCTCATGTTCGTCGCGCGTTACCTGACCCAGCATCAGGAGACGCTAGGTGAGTTTAAAAAGACATTTATGGGCTTGGTCGTACCCGTTGGTGTTGCTTGCGCACTCATTTTACCCGCTAACTTCAGTACTACGGCACTCATTTTCGTCCTGTGTTTAGGTCTGATGTTCGTGGGCAAGTATCCGATAAAGCACATTGCCTACTTGATCGGTATGGGTGTTGCCGGCTTAGGCCTTTTCATTATGCTGGTATTGGCCTTTCCGAACATCAGCAACCGAGTCGATACGTGGAAAGCGCGAATAGAAAATTTTAGCTCTGGATCGGCAGAAGAGAATTACCAGGTAAACAAGGCCAAAATGGCCATTGCCTCGGGTGGCATAGTGGGTAAAGGCCCCGGAAAGAGTATTCAAAAGAACTTTTTACCGCAATCGAGCAGCGATTTCATCTACGCGGTCATTGTAGAGGAATTCGGACTCATGGGCGGACTCGGGATCGTATTGATCTACCTGCTGATCTTGATCAGGGTCATGATCATAGCAACCAAGGCGGTCGATCTGTTTCAGGCTGTGTTAGCGGCCGGATTCGGAATGGCGATCATATTCCAGGCCTTCATTAACATGGGTGTTGCCGTGAATTTACTTCCCGTTACGGGGCAAACACTGCCTCTATTGAGCTCCGGAGGGTCATCGATATGGATGACCAGTATGGCTCTTGGTGTAATACTCGGTGTAAGCCGAAACCTCGAACCCAAAACGGTGAAATCGGAAGAGGATTCCGACACCATCGATGCTGTAGAACAGGAAATGGAACCAGCCCATGGATAAGCCACTGCACATATTGATCAGCGGCGGTGGAACGGGCGGACACATATACCCGGCATTGAGCATTGCCAATGAATTGCGCGAGCATTATCCGGATGCTAAGATGCTCTTCGTCGGTGCTCGTGACCGAATGGAAATGGAGCGCGTTCCCAAAGCCGGATATGAGATCATTGGACTCAATATCGCCGGCCTTCAACGATCACTTAGTACTCGTAATTTGACCTTTCCGTTCAAGCTGGCCGGAAGTTTGATCAAGGCTCGAAAGATCGTTAGTGATTTTGCTCCGGATATCGCCATCGGTACAGGTGGTTATGCCGGTGGCCCGACCCTGTGGGCGGCGCAACGCGCTGGAATCCCCACCCTGATTCAGGAGCAGAATTCCTATCCGGGTATCACCAACAAATTATTGGCGAAAAAAGTCGATAAGATTTGCGTGGCGTACGAGGGCCTGGAAAAATATTTTCCCGTGGAAAAGATCGTTTTCACGGGTAACCCGGTGCGTTCAGATTTATTCAACGTCTCGGGAAAAAGAGAAGAAGCCATTGAGTACTTCGGTTTAAAGAAAGACCGTAAGACGATGTTGGTCATTGGCGGGAGTCTGGGTGCACGAGCTATTAATCAGCGCGTTGGGGATCGCCTGATCGATTTTCACAACAGTAAGATTCAGCTGATTTGGCAGTGTGGAAGACTATACGTGGAGAAATGTAGAACTGTGGCCAAAGAATACGACAACGTTCAGGTACACCCTTTTTTAGAGCGGATCGACCTAGCCTATGCGGCGGCAGATGTTATTGTGAGTAGAGCGGGGGCCGGAACATTGTCTGAATTGGCCTTGGTAGGCAAGCCGGCGATGCTCATTCCATCACCTAATGTAGCCGAAGATCATCAGAAAAAGAACGCCATGGCCTTGGTTGACGAAGGTGCTGCCGTCATGGTCGAGGAAAGAGAATGGGCTCATGGAGGTCGGCCCAAGTACGGCCTGGGAGAGGTCTTATCGGACCCCGAACTCATGACTCGTTTGTCCAAAAACATCAAGCGCATGGCCAAGCCGAATGCCACCAAAGACATTGTAGCAGAAATCAAAAAACTAGTGGAACGTGAATCTTAAGGACGTTAAATACATCTACTTTTTGGGTATCGGAGGTATCGGTATAAGTGGCCTCGCACGGTATTTCCACGCCCATGGCGTTCAGGCCAGCGGGTACGATAGAGTAGAGACTCGTTTGACCAAAGATCTGAGCAAGCAGGGCATGAAGATCATTTACGAAGACGATCCCGCTCAAGTGCCGGCCGCCTTCAGCGACCCGGATATGCGCGATCATTGCCGTGTCGTGTACACGCCGGCCGTTCAGCCGCACAATAAAATATTTCAGTTCCTAAGAGAAGAAGGGTACGAGTTCCACAAGCGGGCCGAAGTGTTAGGCGATATCGCCCGAACGGGTTACAACATCGCTATCGCAGGAACTCATGGTAAAACCACCATCTCGTCAATGGTGACGCACATTCTTCATCAAAACAGTCTTTTTTGCACCGGATTCCTCGGTGGAATCGCCAAGAACTTCGGCAGCAACTTGGTGCTCGGCCGCGAAAATGTGTTCGTGACCGAAGCCGACGAATACGACCGCAGCTTTCTCCACCTTCGTCCAAACATTGCTTTGATCAGTTCTATTGACCCGGATCATCTCGACGTCTACGAAGACGAGCGAGTCTTCCGCGAAGGCTTCGAGATCTTCGCAACCCGGGTCCAACCCGATGGAACGCTCATCGTTAAAAAGGGCACTTTCGAAGGCCGCGATCTTACCTATTCACTCGATGATTCCGAAGCCGATTACTGTTTATCGCGCCTGGAGATCGACAAGGGCGCTTTCCACTTCGAAGTGGAGTTCAAAGGATCTTATTTAGGCGATTTCAGCTTGATGTACCCGGGACGACACAACCTCGAGAACGCCCTTGGTGCCATTGCCGTTTGTCATCAATATGGAATGGACCCCGAGGAGATCAAGCAAGGTCTGCGCACTTTTTTGGGGGTGGTTCGCCGTTTCGACATTCAATTGCGCCACAAAGGCGTGGTGTACATGGACGATTATGCCCATCATCCGGCGGAGCTCAAGGCCGTGATCTCATCGGTGCGCGAACTCTATCCGGAGCAATGCATTACCGGAATCTTTCAGCCGCATTTGTTCTCGCGGACTCGGGATTTCATGGACGATTTTGCCTCGAGTTTGAGCGCTCTCGACGAGGTCGTACTCCTCGATATTTATCCGGCGCGCGAGGAACCTATCGAGGGAATCACGAGCGCGGCATTTCTCGAGAAGATCGACGTGGATAAAAAGGAGCTACTGAGCGTTGATGAGCTCTTGAAGCAGCTCGAATCGCGCAGCGTGGAAGTATTGCTCACCCTTGGCGCGGGCGATATCGATAAGCTGGTAGGGCCCATTACCGAAATCTTAAAAACCAGAAAATGAAGGCCTTGACCACATACGGCACGGCGATCCTGGGGCTATTGCTCATCGGGCTGTTGGTCCGATTTACCGAGCAGAAACACGCCGAACGCTTGGTTGAAGGTTTGCGCGTAGCCGTGCATCCCGCCGCAGGCGGAAATTTTGTGACCGCCGAGGAATTACTTGCGGAGATCAATGCAGAAACCGACTCATTCCGAGGAAATTACCTCCACGAAATTAACAGTGCATTGTTAGAAGAAAAGTTGGAGGCTCACCCGATGGTGCAAACGGCCGAGGTATATTTCGAGATGAATGGGCAGGTGTACGTCGATGTATGGCAGCGCGAGCCCATTCTGAGGTTCTTTGACGGGAATAAGAGTTATTACTGGGACACCGACGGCCGGCAAATGCCGCTGTCCGAGCATTTTACCGCCTACGTGCCGCTGTTTTACGGAACGCCGAGCGACACCGCGGAGCTGTATGGGCTGGTTATGGCCCTGCGGGCCGATGCTTTTTGTTGCGAGTATATTTCGGGTATTTCGGAGGTTGATGGCGACTACGTCCTCACGGCCCGAAAAGGAAAGCACGAGATCGTACTCGGTTCGGCCGACGGTTTCGAGGAAAAAATGGAACGGTTGAAACTCTTTTACGATAAAACCCTGCCCCAGGTAGGCCGGGAAAGGTACTCGAAAGTGAATCTGAAATACGCCGGACAGGTGGTGTGTACAACGAATTAGAGCTATGGAAGCACACGAAATAGCGGTC
This sequence is a window from Flavobacteriales bacterium. Protein-coding genes within it:
- a CDS encoding cell division protein FtsW, with product MTYLEGDRALWFLLLLLGLFSFLPVYSASSNLAFSYSGGNTVKFLIKHGIHLSFGFVLMYSVHKVNPKYYRNLPMILLPVVIVLLMITLTIGTTIGDANASRWIRVPFIGVSFQTSELAKFALLMFVARYLTQHQETLGEFKKTFMGLVVPVGVACALILPANFSTTALIFVLCLGLMFVGKYPIKHIAYLIGMGVAGLGLFIMLVLAFPNISNRVDTWKARIENFSSGSAEENYQVNKAKMAIASGGIVGKGPGKSIQKNFLPQSSSDFIYAVIVEEFGLMGGLGIVLIYLLILIRVMIIATKAVDLFQAVLAAGFGMAIIFQAFINMGVAVNLLPVTGQTLPLLSSGGSSIWMTSMALGVILGVSRNLEPKTVKSEEDSDTIDAVEQEMEPAHG
- the murG gene encoding undecaprenyldiphospho-muramoylpentapeptide beta-N-acetylglucosaminyltransferase, yielding MDKPLHILISGGGTGGHIYPALSIANELREHYPDAKMLFVGARDRMEMERVPKAGYEIIGLNIAGLQRSLSTRNLTFPFKLAGSLIKARKIVSDFAPDIAIGTGGYAGGPTLWAAQRAGIPTLIQEQNSYPGITNKLLAKKVDKICVAYEGLEKYFPVEKIVFTGNPVRSDLFNVSGKREEAIEYFGLKKDRKTMLVIGGSLGARAINQRVGDRLIDFHNSKIQLIWQCGRLYVEKCRTVAKEYDNVQVHPFLERIDLAYAAADVIVSRAGAGTLSELALVGKPAMLIPSPNVAEDHQKKNAMALVDEGAAVMVEEREWAHGGRPKYGLGEVLSDPELMTRLSKNIKRMAKPNATKDIVAEIKKLVERES
- a CDS encoding UDP-N-acetylmuramate--L-alanine ligase produces the protein MNLKDVKYIYFLGIGGIGISGLARYFHAHGVQASGYDRVETRLTKDLSKQGMKIIYEDDPAQVPAAFSDPDMRDHCRVVYTPAVQPHNKIFQFLREEGYEFHKRAEVLGDIARTGYNIAIAGTHGKTTISSMVTHILHQNSLFCTGFLGGIAKNFGSNLVLGRENVFVTEADEYDRSFLHLRPNIALISSIDPDHLDVYEDERVFREGFEIFATRVQPDGTLIVKKGTFEGRDLTYSLDDSEADYCLSRLEIDKGAFHFEVEFKGSYLGDFSLMYPGRHNLENALGAIAVCHQYGMDPEEIKQGLRTFLGVVRRFDIQLRHKGVVYMDDYAHHPAELKAVISSVRELYPEQCITGIFQPHLFSRTRDFMDDFASSLSALDEVVLLDIYPAREEPIEGITSAAFLEKIDVDKKELLSVDELLKQLESRSVEVLLTLGAGDIDKLVGPITEILKTRK